DNA from Aggregatimonas sangjinii:
GAAAGAAAGTATGCGACCAGTACCATCATCAATTGGCTTTTGGGCTTTGGAGTGGTGGCATTGCTGTTCCTCCTTTTCCGGAGGAGACGTACAAATAGCACCGCTGCCCTGTCCGATTTGAGCCGCCAGGAACGCAACATTCAAGGAATTATCCTCGAGGGGAAGAGCAACAAAGAGATTGCCAACGAACTTTTTATAAGTTTAAGTACGGTAAAGACCCATATTACCAATATTTATGGGAAGTTACAGGTGTCCAATCGCCAAGAGCTTTTGCGAAAAATGCAAAATTCATAGGGGGTACTAGTACCTAAATCAGACCACTTTCCCTGCTTCATTCTTGAAATTGCCTGTTACTTGCATCACAAACTTTCGGGATGCGCGGATTGTGGTTTTCATTATGTTCTCTTGTTGGCACATTGGTATGCGCTCAAAACACCTACGATATTTCCGGAAACATTACCGATGATCAAAACCAACTTGTTTCCATTGGGGACGCCCTATTGTTTCCTATTGCAAATGATACGCTCGTAGCCTATACTTCCATAATCGATGGGGCTTTCTTGATGCCGAATATTCCTGAAGGCAGTTATCGTTTGCGGGTCTCTTGTTTGGGCTTCGAAGATGTCGAGCAGAATTTGGTAGTAACGGGAAATTTGGTTGTATCCATCCAACTTGTAGCGCATACCACTAATTTGGAAGCTGTTGAGGTGGTCGCTGCAAGACCAGTGACCACCAATGAAAATGGAAATCTCAAAATAGATGTGACCAATCCCGTCTTTTCAGCCATTCCGGATCCCATGGAATTGCTATCGCGCTTACCCAATTTACAGGTGAGTCCGGACTGGGCCTCGGTAACGATCTTGGGCAAGGGAACACCCTTGGTTTATCTAGGAAACCAGCGCATATCCATGGAAGAATTCAATGCTCTTACCGTAGATGATATTAGTACTATCGAAATCATAAGAAACCCATCTGCCAAATATGAGGCGAATGGAAGAGCGGTGCTATTGATAACGAGAAAATCCAACCTATCGGAGGGGTTTCGACTGAACTTATCGGAGACTTTGTCCTTTAAGCGGAATTTCAATAATTACAGTAACATCAATGGTAGTTATCATTCCGGAAAAGTGACCTTAAAGGCCAATTTTGCCTATAATGACCTGTTGCAATGGGAAAGCCATCAATTCGAATTCGGGATACCGGATGCCGATATCTTTTCCGACTACCTCATTCTGGTCGATCGTAATGACAGAATAGAATTAAATGGGGGCGGGGGACTTTTTTATCAAATAAACGATACGGACTATTTTTCCGCGAATACCACCTTCCGATCACAGACCAATGATGTGATTATCGCTACAGATACTTTTTTGAGGCAAGGCAGCGAACAAGACGATATCCTAACGGAAACGAACAACCAGAACAACAAAAGATTTGGCAGCGCTAATCTGAACTACGCCAGAAAGTTGAATACCAAGACGAACGTCTTTGCAGGAATACAATACTCTTCCTATGAACAGCGCTTGGATACTGAAATTGCTAACAACTATAATACTACTGCTTTCGACATTTCCCAATTGCGAGAACAACGCTACCGTATCAATGTACTGACATACCGCATGGATTTTGATAAAAAACTCACAAATGATTTGAAGTGGGAATTTGGTGCCAATAATAGCATTGCCAGGGCAAACGCCCAGACCAATATCCAATTTCTTGAAACAGCCTCGAATCTCGAAATTGATTACGATTATTCCGAAAGCACCATTGCGGCATACACCACACTATCGGGAGAACTTGGTGAAAAAGTACAGTTCAACGGGGGTTTACGGGTAGAAAACAATACGGTAAAAGGGGAGGAGGAAGCAGAGAATATACCATTGGTGAATCGACGAAGTACTAATTTATTTCCCAAAGCGAACCTTACGGTCGAACTCGATAGTACAAAGCATTTGACCTTCAATTATGGTAAAAGTATTGATCGACCCAATTATTCCAGTGCAAGTTCGATACAGATTTTTTTTAACCCTTTTTTGGAAGGTGAGGGGAATGTGAATTTGCTGCCAACGGTGACTGAGGATTTATCTGCGGTATTTCAATTTGGAAATAATTCCCTTTCAATAGAGTACTTTAAACGTAAAAATCCTATTTACTACACAATAGGCTATACCATCGGGGAGGAAAGGGCCGTTTTTTCCCTTAAGAACCTCGAGCGGGAGTCTGGTCTCGATATCAATTTTAATTTTCCAATAACCAAGGGCATATGGACCTCTACAAATGCGGTTTCCTTGTCCAGAAGACGTATCCAAGATGCTACGGCCTCGGGAAAACCGGTTAAGCCCTATGTATATTTCTATACCGATCATCAATTTAAAATAGGAAAGGAAACAACGGTATCATTTGGGGCTTGGGGATTGACGAAACGTTCAGAAGGAATTTTTGAACGCAATGCAATGGTCGTATGGAATGCTGCACTAACCAAAACATTTTTTAAAAACTGGAATTGCGCTCTGCGATTCAATGATATCACGAGGGCGATGAATTATGAGGAAAGCTATGCAATCAATGGGGTCGTTGCAGATGGTGTATACTTTGTCGATGCCCAAGAGGTTGCCCTTTCTATTAAGTATACCTTTGGAAACAGTAAAGACCATGATTACAATAACAAAGAGGTCGACGAAAACCTGGATCGGATCAAATAGTCGATAAGGTATGGTGGTTTTAACACTTCCTTGTCATTTTGTTTAACGATTAATATTTAATTTTAAACAAAAATTTTATCATGAGAAAATTATTCTTCGGTATAGTATTATTTAGTCTGTGTGTCTCAAGCCTAGAAGCGCAGGAAATCACGATGTTCCCAGGGTCATTCGGTTATGAATTCTATCAGGATAAGGACAAACTGACCTATAAGGAAATCAATAAGATCATGAACGAGAGTACTGTTGCCGAAATGCACTGGCAGAAGTCCAAAAAACAATTGATCGGTGGTATGATCGCAGGTGCAGCTAATTTTGGTTCTGCTATCTGGTTTTTAGTCGAAGATCGCGATGGGAACAATGTAGTCGCGCCGGCCATAACCTTTTTGGGTACGGGACTTGTCAGCTCCATCTTCTATAAGTGCGCCATGAAAAACAAGAAAAAGGCCATTTTGGAGTATAATGACGCGCTAGGAAGCAAAACCGGTTTTCGTTTGGAACCGACTAGCAATCAATACGGGGTAGGTCTTGCGTTGAAGTTTTAAGGCCCGAAGCGTAATTTCAGGTCTGCATAGGTAGTAGCAGAAGGATAAATGTTATTTTAGTCGGTGAGGTCGGGACAACGTCTTGGTCTATTCGAATTCAATAACATTTTTCTTTCGCCATCATGAAATACTTCCCTTATTTCCTTTTTACATGTATTCCGATGCTCCTCATTGGCCAACAGGTTCAAAAGCTTGATGAGCTCTCCTCTGCCTACGCGAAACAATCGTTTCCGATGCTACAGGAGCTTTTAAGCATTCCGAACGATGCTTTTTTCCCAAAGGACATTGAAAAAAATATAAGTTGGTGCGAAAGCAACTTTAGGGCACGTGGTTTTACTTTAGAACGACTCGCTACCGAAACGGTTCCACTGCTGCTGGCCGAGCGAAAGCACCCAAAAGCAAAACAAACAGTGCTTATCTATTTACAATTGGATGGGCAACCCGTCGATAGTACACGATGGTTTCAAGGTAATCCGTATACACCCGTTCTCAAGGAAAAGGTTGCCGACGCATGGCAAGAATTGCCCTGGGATAATATTGCGGATTACGATGACGATTGGCGGGTTTTTGCACGATCGGCAAGTGACGCCAAGGGTCCGGTTGCCATGTTTTTGACAGCTTTGGACGCCATAGCGGCGGAGGGAATAGTCCCCAATTTCAATATAAAGGTCATTATGGACTTTGAGGAGGAATTGGGGTCTCCGCAATTACCCAAAGCCGTTTTGGAAAATCAGGAGGCCCTCAAGGCCGATATGCTCATTATCTTCGATGGCCCAAGACATATAAGCAATAAGCCTACGCTTACCTTTGGGGCGCGGGGTATCGCTACCATAACCTTGACCACCTATGGCCCCGTGGTACCACAACATAGTGGACATTTCGGGAACTATGCCCCCAATCCAGCTTTGCGATTGGCTAAGCTTTTGGCCTCGATGAAAGATGAGGGTGGTCGCGTGACCATTCCCGGATTCTATGATGGTATTTCTATTGATACCGACACCGAGAAAATATTGAAATCGGTTCCCGATAACGAATCGGAAATCAAAAATCGTCTTCAAATTGCTGCCACTGACGAGGTGGGGCGCTATTATCAAGAAGCGATCCAATACCCTTCCTTGAATATTCGCGGCATGCAGTCGGGGTGGATCGACGAAAAAGTGCGGACGATTATCCCAGGCTGGGCACGTGCGGAAATCGATGTGCGCTTGGTACTGGAGTCGGACCCAGAACGACTGATCAATCTCATCCGGGACCACATTGAAAACGAAGGCTATTTGGTTATCGACCGCGAACCTACCAAGGAGGAAAGGTTGGCACATGCCAAAATCGCCTCTTTTACTTCTGAAATCTCCTACCAATCGTTTCGTACCGATTTCGATTCCGAGGTGGGAATCTGGTTAACGAACGCTCTTGAAAACGCCTTTGGCGAAGAACCCATTCGTATTCGAATGAGTGGGGGTTCCATTCCGATTTCTCCATTTGTGAACACACTGGGTATTCCTGCGGTTACCGTTCCCACCGTAAACCGCGACAACAATCAACATAGCCCTAATGAAAATCTTAGATTGGGAAATTATCGGGAAGGCATCAAAACCATGATCGCGATTTTAGGGGAGAAATTATAAGCGTGTAAACAAGTGCGGTGTATGAATACTATTGAACCCAAGACAAGTTCGATTTTCAAACAGTTTAGCCACTCTGCTTATTGGTTTACTAGATATTTTTAAATAGCATCCCAAATATCCAAATATCCAAATATCCAAATATCCAAATATCCAAATAACCGAATAACCGAATAACCAAATAACTGGATTGCCCCGAAACATTAGGGCATTGCATTACAAAACCCATGGGTTGTAAATCCATCGCGGTGAAGTCTATTGCGTGAGCTCTGAAAACAAACTCTCCAGATTTTTATTTTTACTGCTGAGCTGAAGCGTCTTCAATTGGTTATCGTGCGCAAAATCAAATACGCTGGAACGCATGTCTTTCGAAGTATTGAAGGTAATTTCATAAACGAACCCCGCCACGTTTTTTACATGGGTCACGTGTGGTAATTTATATAAAAAAGCCTCCTCGACGCGATAATCGAATTCCACTTCGATAATTTGTTCATCGGCCTCTCGCAGGTCCGCCAACTTTCTATCCGCCACCAAAATCCCTTTATTGATAATCAATACGCGATCACAAACGGCCTCGACTTCTTTCATGATATGGGTAGACAGTAGTATTGTTTTCTCCTTCCCGATTTCCCGAATGAGTTTTCTGATTTCGAGCAACTGATTCGGGTCGAGTCCTGTGGTCGGCTCGTCCAGAATCAATACTTCAGGATCGTGCAGTAACGCCGCAGCCAAACCTACCCGTTGGCGATACCCTTTCGAGAGCTGTCCGATTTTCTTATGCGCCTCGGGTGTGAGTCCGGTTTGTTCGATTACCTCCGGAATACGGGAGCGCTCCGTTTTGTACACATCGGCATTAAAGCCTAAGTATTCCTTCACGTACATGTCCAGATAAAGAGGATTATGTTCCGGTAAGTAGCCAATGCTTTTCTGTACGTTCTTGATATCGTTTCGTACATCAAAGGAATTGACATGGGCCTCTCCGACATCGGCTTGATGGTACGTGGTCAAAATTTTCATCATGGTCGATTTCCCCGCACCATTTGGACCTAAAAAACCTACGATTTCACCTTTATGCAATGCAAAGGAGACATTATCGAGGGCTTTTTGGGTGCCAAAAGTTTTGGTAATGTTTTTGACGGTAATGGACATGAAGATATATTTCCATCAAAAATAAACAATAAAGTACTTCTTCCAATACTTCGATATTCTCGAACAAGAGGACGTTTTGCAAATGGATTGGCAAAGAATTCTTGCAGTACTACGGAAAACAAAAAAATAGGGATATAGAATTTGATTATTCAATATTATTCTTACTTTAGCCACTCGATAACAAAAAAATGATAAAGCAATATTTCTGGAACCGTTTCTATTTTTACTTCTTTTTTAAGGGAAGCACGAGACTGTTGTAGTATATTGAAATCAAAAATATAATATGGAAGTCTCGCAAAAAGCGGGACTTTTTTTGTTTTTATAATTCGTATGCGATTAAAAGTAGCCATCCAGGGAATCAAAGGTTCGAACCATCATCAGGTGGCGCGGGAATACTTTGATGATGATACCGAATTGCTCGAATGCATGTCATTCGATGCTTTGGTGGAAAGTCTATTGAACGGCACAGCCGACAAGGGCGTGATGGCGATCGAGAACTCCATTGCAGGTTCGATCATTCCCAATTACAATTTGATCTATCACAATAAGTTGCATGTAATCGGGGAACACTACTTGCACATCAACCACAACCTGATGGTCCTCAAGGGAAGTGCTATCGCAGATCTTTCGGAGGTGCGGTCACATCCTATGGCCTTATTGCAATGCAAGGAGTTCTTTAGAAATTATCCGCAAATAAAATTGGTCGAAGACGCCGACACTGCTGAGCCGGCAAAGCGCATACAAGAGGAACAACTGGCCCATGTTGCGGCCATAGCCCCCCAAGTTGCGGCGGAGCTTTATGGGTTGGACATCGTAGCGCCCAACATACAGACGATACAAAATAACGCGACCCGCTTTATCATTGTACAAACAAAAAACAAGCTGGTCGCGCAGATGGACGAGAAGTTTTCGGAAGACGGGGTCAACAAGGCCTCCGTACGCTTTATAACAGACCATAAACGCGGTAGTTTGGCGGCCATGCTCAACGTTATGAGCGATTGCAATTTGAACTTGACGAAGATCCAGAGTCTTCCAATTATCGAAACACCTTGGAAATACGCCTTCTTTGTGGATATCACTTTTGAAGGTTTTGCCAATTTTGAAAAGGCGAAATCATTGCTGAACATCATGTCGGAAGACTTTAAAGTGCTTGGGGAATATAAAAATGCCAGATTATGATACGTACGGCGGATAGGCTACATACGGTCGAGGAATACTACTTTTCGAAAAAGCTGAGAGAGGTGCGCGGGCTTTTGGCCGATGGCAGGCCTATTATAAATATGGGTATCGGAAGTCCCGATCTGGCTCCGTCGACCGCCATCATCGAAAGTATTCAAAATGCGGTTACCGATACGGGTGCACACCAATACCAGAGCTATCAGGGCCTACCGCAACTCCGACAGGCCATCGCTGATTTCTACAGCTTAAGATTTGGCGTTACAGCCGACCCAAATACCGAAATATTACCGCTAATGGGTTCCAAGGAAGGC
Protein-coding regions in this window:
- a CDS encoding outer membrane beta-barrel family protein; its protein translation is MRGLWFSLCSLVGTLVCAQNTYDISGNITDDQNQLVSIGDALLFPIANDTLVAYTSIIDGAFLMPNIPEGSYRLRVSCLGFEDVEQNLVVTGNLVVSIQLVAHTTNLEAVEVVAARPVTTNENGNLKIDVTNPVFSAIPDPMELLSRLPNLQVSPDWASVTILGKGTPLVYLGNQRISMEEFNALTVDDISTIEIIRNPSAKYEANGRAVLLITRKSNLSEGFRLNLSETLSFKRNFNNYSNINGSYHSGKVTLKANFAYNDLLQWESHQFEFGIPDADIFSDYLILVDRNDRIELNGGGGLFYQINDTDYFSANTTFRSQTNDVIIATDTFLRQGSEQDDILTETNNQNNKRFGSANLNYARKLNTKTNVFAGIQYSSYEQRLDTEIANNYNTTAFDISQLREQRYRINVLTYRMDFDKKLTNDLKWEFGANNSIARANAQTNIQFLETASNLEIDYDYSESTIAAYTTLSGELGEKVQFNGGLRVENNTVKGEEEAENIPLVNRRSTNLFPKANLTVELDSTKHLTFNYGKSIDRPNYSSASSIQIFFNPFLEGEGNVNLLPTVTEDLSAVFQFGNNSLSIEYFKRKNPIYYTIGYTIGEERAVFSLKNLERESGLDINFNFPITKGIWTSTNAVSLSRRRIQDATASGKPVKPYVYFYTDHQFKIGKETTVSFGAWGLTKRSEGIFERNAMVVWNAALTKTFFKNWNCALRFNDITRAMNYEESYAINGVVADGVYFVDAQEVALSIKYTFGNSKDHDYNNKEVDENLDRIK
- a CDS encoding M20/M25/M40 family metallo-hydrolase → MLLIGQQVQKLDELSSAYAKQSFPMLQELLSIPNDAFFPKDIEKNISWCESNFRARGFTLERLATETVPLLLAERKHPKAKQTVLIYLQLDGQPVDSTRWFQGNPYTPVLKEKVADAWQELPWDNIADYDDDWRVFARSASDAKGPVAMFLTALDAIAAEGIVPNFNIKVIMDFEEELGSPQLPKAVLENQEALKADMLIIFDGPRHISNKPTLTFGARGIATITLTTYGPVVPQHSGHFGNYAPNPALRLAKLLASMKDEGGRVTIPGFYDGISIDTDTEKILKSVPDNESEIKNRLQIAATDEVGRYYQEAIQYPSLNIRGMQSGWIDEKVRTIIPGWARAEIDVRLVLESDPERLINLIRDHIENEGYLVIDREPTKEERLAHAKIASFTSEISYQSFRTDFDSEVGIWLTNALENAFGEEPIRIRMSGGSIPISPFVNTLGIPAVTVPTVNRDNNQHSPNENLRLGNYREGIKTMIAILGEKL
- the gldA gene encoding gliding motility-associated ABC transporter ATP-binding subunit GldA, coding for MSITVKNITKTFGTQKALDNVSFALHKGEIVGFLGPNGAGKSTMMKILTTYHQADVGEAHVNSFDVRNDIKNVQKSIGYLPEHNPLYLDMYVKEYLGFNADVYKTERSRIPEVIEQTGLTPEAHKKIGQLSKGYRQRVGLAAALLHDPEVLILDEPTTGLDPNQLLEIRKLIREIGKEKTILLSTHIMKEVEAVCDRVLIINKGILVADRKLADLREADEQIIEVEFDYRVEEAFLYKLPHVTHVKNVAGFVYEITFNTSKDMRSSVFDFAHDNQLKTLQLSSKNKNLESLFSELTQ
- a CDS encoding prephenate dehydratase, whose amino-acid sequence is MRLKVAIQGIKGSNHHQVAREYFDDDTELLECMSFDALVESLLNGTADKGVMAIENSIAGSIIPNYNLIYHNKLHVIGEHYLHINHNLMVLKGSAIADLSEVRSHPMALLQCKEFFRNYPQIKLVEDADTAEPAKRIQEEQLAHVAAIAPQVAAELYGLDIVAPNIQTIQNNATRFIIVQTKNKLVAQMDEKFSEDGVNKASVRFITDHKRGSLAAMLNVMSDCNLNLTKIQSLPIIETPWKYAFFVDITFEGFANFEKAKSLLNIMSEDFKVLGEYKNARL